One Fundulus heteroclitus isolate FHET01 chromosome 8, MU-UCD_Fhet_4.1, whole genome shotgun sequence genomic window, CTGGCTGATTGGAAGTCAGTCAATGTGGGTGTGGCCTACCGGGGCAGCTTAGGACGGTTTGACCAATTAGGGAAGAGCACCAGTTCCTGGTGCGTCTACGCCAGCCAATGGTTGCAGAGCTCACTTGCAGCCAAACACAACAATCGAGCGAAGGCGCTGGATTGGCCGCTGCCGCAGCGAATTGGCGTCTACTGTGACTACGACAACGGTTTGACGAATCTGcttttgtttaacttttacaCTGAATTTACACTGATAGGTCCTGAAGGTCTCCATGGTGACTGATAACTGATCACATGACCTGATCCACCTTCAGACATGTATATCTAACTGCAAAACCTGCCCCTTTCCTACAAAACCCGCCCCCTGACTTTAGGGTTGGGGTTAGGGAAAGGCATATCTAGCGCAGGGCGTGCAGCTGAACCCTTCAGCCATCAGAAGTAAATCAGCTGATGCAGGATCTGTGATCAGGATCAAAGctgataaccccccccccccccccctctgcccCTCTGCCGTTTCAGGTGAGCTAATGTTTGTCGACGTCGATCAGCTTCGTCTTCTTCATCTGTTCAAGGCCAAGTTCAGCCAGCCGCTCGTTCCTGCCTTCACTGTGCGTACTACACTACTACAGCAGTACTACAGCAGTACTACACTACTACAGCAGTACTACAGCAGTACTACACTACTACAGCAGTACTACAGCAGTACTACACTACTACAGCAGTACTACAGCAGTACTATAGCAGTACTACACTACTACTACAGCAGTACTACAGCAGTACTATAGCAGTACTGCACTACTACAGCAGCATTACTACACTACTACAGCAGTACTACACTACTACTACAGCAGTACTACAGCAGTACTATAGCAGTACTACACTACTACTACAGCATTACTACACTACTACAGCAGCACTACACTACTACTACAGCAGTACTACACTACTACAGCAGTACTACACTACTACAGCAGCATTACTACACTACTACAGCAGTACTACACTACTACAGCAGCATTACTACACTACTACAGCAGTACTACACTACTACTACAGCAGTACTACAGCAGTACTATAGCAGTACTACACTACTACTACAGCATTACTACACTACTACAGCAGCACTACACTACTACTACAGCAGTACTACACTACTACAGCAGTACTACACTACTACAGCAGTACTACAGCAGTACTATAGCAGTACTACACTACTACAGCAGTACTACACTACTACTACAGCAGTACTACACTACTACAGCAGCACTACACTACTACTACAGCAGCACTACACTACTACTACAGCAGTACTACACTACTACAGCAGTACTACACTACTACTACAGCAGTACTACACTACTACAGCAGTACTACAGCAGTACTATAGCAGTACTACACTACTACAGCAGTACTACACTACTACTACAGCATTACTACACTACTACAGCAGCACTACACTACTACTACAGCAGTACTACACTACTACTACAGCAGCACTACACTACTACTACAGCAGTACTACACTACTACAGCAGCACTACACTACTACTACAGCAGTACTACACTACTACAGCAGTACTACACTACTACTACAGCAGTACTACACTACTACAGCAGTCCTAAACTACTACAGCAGTACTTACACTACTACAGCAGTACTACAGCAGTACTATAGCAGTACTACACTACTACTACAGCAGTACTACACTACTACTACAGCAGTACTACACTACTACTACAGCAGTACTTACACTACTACAGCAGTACTACAGCAGTACTATAGCAGTACTAAACTACTACTACAGCAGTACTACACTACTACAGCAGTACTACACTACTACTACAGCAGCACTACACTACTACAGCAGCACTACACTACTACTACAGCAGCACTACACTACTACTACAGCAGTACTACACTACTACAGCACTACTACAGCAGTACTACAGCAGTACTACACTACTACAGCAGCACTACACTACTACTACAGCAGTACTACAGCAGTACTACACTACTACAGCAGCACTACACTACTACTACAACAGTACTACACTACTACTACAGCAGTActacactactactactacagcaGCACTACACTACTACAGCAGCACTACACTGTGTTACATTAATGCCACGCTGCGGTACTGACAGCAGTAAAGTTTGTAGTAGTACTAACTGTAGTACTAACTGTAGTACTAACTGTAGTACTAAGTAGTACTAATTGTAGTACTAACTGTAGTAATCTGTGTTTCAGGTGTGGTGCGGGGGAATCTCCGTGGCAACAGGCCTGCAGGTGCCGAGCTTCATGGGAAATTTTGTGTCGACCAATCGCAGCCCGTCAGCTGATCAATGAGCAGCTTAACTCTgagcaatatttcatatttataaattttatatgAATTCTAGAATATATTTACAGAAACTTCTTAGAGATGAATTTACCCTCACCTTTTCTGCGTTTGCTGAGTTTAGGTCCGGTCCAGAGTTCTGCAACCTTTACCAGACCGGAGACATTTTCCCTCAGTCTTAGCGGACCTTCAGAAAAAGACCATTTTAAGGAAGAAGTACTAACggcaatttatttcatttttaaagaacttctgtttttaggtttctaaataaagaaaaccataaaatgTTTGCAGAAAGAGGTCCGTCCATGTTCTGACGGTCCATGTTCTGACGGTCCATGTTCTGACGGTCCATGTTCTGACGGTCCATGTTCTGACGGTCCATGTTCTGACGGCCCATGTTCTGACGGCCGGTCCATGTTCTGACGGTCCGTCCACGTTCTGACGGCCCATGTTCTGACGGTCCATGTTCTGACGGTCCGTCCATGTTCTGACGGTCCATGTTCTGACGGCCGGTCCATGTTCTGACGGTCCGTCCACGTTCTGACGGCCCATGTTCTGACGGTCCATGTTCTGACGGTCCACGTTCTGACGGTCCATGTTCTGACGGCCCATGTTCTGACGGTCCACGTTCTGACGGCCCATGTTCTGACGGCCGGTCCATGTTCTGACGGTCCATGTTCTGACGGTCCGTCCATGTTCTGACGGTCCATGTTCTGACGGCCGGTCCATGTTCTGACGGTCCATGTTCTGACGGTCCGTCCATGTTCTGACGGTCCATGTTCTGACGGTCCGTCCATGTTCTGACGGTCCATGTTCTGACGGTCCATGTTCTGACGGTCCGTCCATGTTCTGACGGTCCGTCCATGTTCTGACGGTCCATGTTCTGACGGTCCATGTTCTGACAGTTGGTCCATGTTCTGACGGTCCATGTTCTGACGGTCCATGTTCTGACGGTCCATGTTCTGacggatgttgatatttgtggaaaatgacGTAAAGAATTGCTGCTTCCAGCCTGACAGCAGGAAACTGCCTCTaaggagagattgctgcaacTCAGCCTCGTTCTATTGTGGAAATTCAATAATTTCATGAAAAAAACgacatttgtcattttatctatttttaaacactttggTTGGTTCTTACGCCAAAGTTAGAAAAAGCCATTGCGGCAGGTCCAAAGACCCACGGGTGGCTCTGGAAATGCAGGTTGCAGAACCCTGATCTAAATGATCTTGTATCCTCTGACCtttcacattaaaagcattagatgtgttttattttctctactTGTATGTTTAACATTGATGATTTTATTGATTTCTAgtttaaatgtaatgtaatcTCTAATTGGGACTGAAGTCCTGCTGATTTCATGAAGTGAGCAGAATTGTGTTGTAACTAAAGGTGTAAATGTGAAGTTTGAGTTGAACTGATGAAGTCACTTCCTGCTGAGAATAAACTTCCTGTTGAAGCTCAACAGCTGCTGTTGTGTTTCTGAAGAGAGCTCAAACTGGTTCTGATTGGTCCGACTGACCCACATGAAGCAATCACCTCCTCTGCTCTGAAAAGCATCATGcatgaatattttctgttattaaTGAGCAGCAGATTGACCTGGTTCAGCCCAGCCcacaattattcatacccctaaATAGTTCTTGACTGGAAGTATATGAATGTTCTGGATCGGCCCGGTCAGAGTCTGGATCTGAAGCTGATAGAGGATCAGTGGAGGGAGctgaagattagggtgatggtgaGGAGGTCCTCCAGCCTCACAGAGCTGGAGCTCGTCTCCAAACATCAAACATCTAAAGCCCAGAGGAGCTGGCAGAGGaaggatctgattggctgatccgcTTTCATTCAGGAGAAATATCAGATTCATCTGGACACTTTTAAtagaaggtaaaaacaaaaggaagtTCCTGTTTTAGAAACTGCTACTCCTGCGTTGTGGGAATATCTTTTTAACTTCATTTCTGGGGGGTTGAGCAGTGATCAGTGACACCTTCAGGTCTGACCTCATTAATGATGGACTTTATTAAACGTGACCAGATCCGGCGTTAACGCCTGATTCAGGAGATAATCTGCACCGGCTGTGATGCTCTTCATCAGACTAGAACTGGACTGGCCCTGTGAATCCCTCGGCTTCATCTCTTCACATTTTAACAAGATTTCCTTTCTAAAAGTTTccaccatttattgtttttccccccacaaaattcagtttgatcaaaaatagaataaaataaaatacaatgaggagaaaacaaaagtaaaatagaaACACCTGCaggaaatgaataaataaataaataaataaataaaccggatgaagggggggggggtctccatgacaacagtacaacaaacaaagaagagcagaaagagaagaagagacgACGAAGATTAAGGTGAACCGTAGGTGAGATCTGCTGACTTCGTTTCCCATCATGCAGCAGCTATTTTTAAATCACTCTGTGCTAATTTAATCTCATTTAACTTTGTGTCACTTAAtggaattagattttattttgtgtctttAAACTTGAACTCAACCTTGTAGCTGTTGAATAAGATGATCCAGGTTCTGTTAAAATGACCCGTTTGGACCGCTCGCCTGTTTTCCAGATCTGCTGGTCAGATCAGGGGACCAGCCTGGAGGTCCAAACGGACTGAGGGGAACTGGGTGAGGAACAGCAGCCAACTGGAGAGTTTCATGATGGCTCCTGTCCTGTTAAACTAATGCTACATAAATGATAAATGAACTTATAGAACTGTAGCGCTGTAACCTGAAGCCACATTCagccagtcgctctcactaacacatttataaacatttataaacCCAGACGCAGCTCAGTGGGCAACTTGTCTACGTGTCTTTGAACCCACATCTGTTCCTTCACAGGGACTCTTTGGGTTCAGACACACGGAACCGGACCCACGGGTCACGTTAGCGACTCGGTCAGGATCGTGGTATTTTTAttgttcctgcagatgttctgcGGTTCCATCATTCTCTCTTGGATCGGCTCGCTCTGTCCCGTCTAGAGATGTAATGAGGCGTTGAACCAAAGcaagttcctgattggttgggtCATGAATGATTAGCTGCCCAGCTCCTGATTGGCTCCTGATTGGCTCCTGATTGGCTCCAGCCtgcgatgatgatgatgtgtttCCGTGGAAACCGGGATGAGTTTTATGGAGAGGTTCTCCTGTTGGACGGCAGGAAGCTGACTCTGACCTCTGAGCAAGGCATCACGGTGAGTGTCCATCTCGTCGTTCTCGCTGTCAAAGCTGCTCAACTCCAACCTTCTGCTCCTCAGAGATCATCGAAGGCGGCGGCCATCTTTGAGCAGGTGTTTGCTCACCTGAACCTGGTCCAGGTCCAGTTCTTTGGACTCAGATTTTGTGACTGCAACCAGCGTTCGGTGAGAATAACTAAAGGTTGACAGGTCAGGTGTGTGGCCAGGTGTGTCTGCAGGTGCATGTGGGTAAAAGTGTGTCCAGGTGTGTGAGTACAGGTAATTATTAGGTATCATTTTTCCGTTTCTGTCTCAGTTCTGGTTGGATCCGACCAAAACTGTGCAGCAGCACCGACAGCTCAGTAAGAACAAACATTTTCTAATTGCacctgaaccttttttttttattatttcaggttttaataatgttttctccttttttgtccCAGTCGGGCCTCCATACATTTTCTACTTTGGAGTAAAATTCTACGTAGAAGATCCGACGAAGCTGAAAGAAGAAACAAGCCGGTACAGTTTGTCCTGCTTTGGGTTCACAGGGTTCAGTGTGAGACCAATAAAACTGCAGTTATGAAACTTAAACGATCTCCATGGTCAAAGTTCAGAGCTATTCTTGCCTTTTAAAGCTGCTTTGTTTAAGCTCACCTGTTCTTCAGGTGTGTTGCACCTGTTCCCTGAGGACTCCACTAGGGGGCACTCCACAGTAGCAGACTGAAATGAGACACTGAGTTTCATTTGATCACCATCTGCCATTAGCCACCtgtttctgtgcagcagcaggtgtAACACAGGTGTTTGTGGGGTCAGGGGTCTGTTTTACCTGCAGGTCCGTCAGGACATCCGCAGAGGTGTTCTGCCATGCCCCACCCACCTCAGACCTCACCTTTTGGCTCTGATGCAGCAGGGTAGGAACACCAACAATCACTGATCCATGATGTCGGAGCAGCACCAGGATCTCTATTGTTCTGCTTGTCTCAGTGGACCGAGGGGATCACAGCGAGGATGAGACGTCTGAAGATGAACAGGAAGTTCAGCTCATCTGGAAAACACTGAGGTACTCAGGAAGTTCAGTCAATCACAGGTTTGGATCAATGAGTCAATCGGTTAATGACTCTCTGTTCCTGTCCAGTGGCGTCTCTCGCCTTCACGCTCAGAACCActtcctgctcctctgcagcTCTCTGCAGATGTACGGCGTCACCCTGTTCGCCGCCTGCGTACGTTCACCATCCAACGATCATTACACTCATCACCACATTACCACACTGGCCTCATGGTTCTGTCTGTTTACTGCAGGGTGAGAACCGCACCGAGTACTTCCTGGGTCCCACTCCAGTGGCTGTGGTCATCTTCAAGAACAAAGTGCTGGTGGGAAAGTATTTCTGGTAAGAGTGAGACCTCCCTGCACGTCACCAACCATCAATCAATTTGGTTTAAACTTCAGAAAATCATCAGGTTACTGAAATAATGATTTTATCATTGTCGCACTGCGCCGCTCCTTTGGGAGCAGAAGTGTAGCGGTCCTGtggaaatgtaacaaaaatgcAGCATTAGTTTGTTTAAAAGCCAagagaaggattttaaagtgaAGTATGTACTTGCTCACATGGACCGGTTAAAAGGTGAGATTTCATTAAAGCTCATATAATTCATGGCCATCCAGGCTTTTATGCCGCTGTAGGAGAGGCTGGATGGAGCAAAGACAGTCTGGCTCCACAGGGACATAAATCTgacagtcatctgcataaactgtgatttttcaaaacCTCAAATCCTGGAGAGGAACTAATGAAAAATAGAGAAAAGTGAAACTGACTTCTTCTGTATGAATAAAGAAACTTATACAAATAAAACGGGTTTAAAGCTGCACCTTTAATCCCAACACGATGTTCTTCTAGGATATAAGAATACCGTAGTCAACACTACGGTACCTAACGCTGCTATTAGGTATAAAAGGACCTATATTGGAAACGGCTCTATCAGCAATACCACCGTTTAAGATGGCAAGAAGTGAGGGAATCAATAATTCTGCGATTAACGAGCTAGCATCCTGCACTGCTAACGCAGCTGTACTCTGCTCCAGTACATAATGTAATGCAATGcgataatatataataattcaTATCAATGGTACACTTCCTGAGGCCATGTGGCTTACACCTGTTCTTCAGGCAGAGAATCACCAAACTGCACTTTAAGGGGGAGACCTTCGAGCTGCAAGTCAGCTGCAGAAACGTGAGCTCCCATTGGCTGGCTGGTGGTGATGATGACGGGGTGAGGAAGATGATTAACAGACTGTGCTTTAGGGCTCAGAGGCGTCGTTCTTCTTCCACACGTATGATCGATGTGACTGCAAACGTCTGTGGAGATGCTGTGTTGAACATCACACCTTCTTCAGGTAACACAGGTGACACACAGCAATGACATCACAGCAGAAGAGGTGAGGgtcaggatcccccgggggttTGATCACTTACTGCCGCTTCCTGGGGATCCATGCAGCCTGTTTTTCACTTTCAGCATTATCCATCCTCAGCTCTTTGTTCCTGAccttagtttagttttctgttcactAGTTATGGTAATTATGTATTCTGATATATCACATTCAGTTCCTGTATTAGTTagcttcagtttttattatttcagtagTTCTATCAGCTCTTTATGTTCTGCCTGCTGCCTTTACTTTGGGTTTCCCTCCTGTTAGCTCAGCCATAACCAGCCAGGTCCTCCGTCTATCTACTCAGCTGCTCTCATGGTTGCcgtgttcctggttcctgtttcCATTCTGTGAGCCTCGTTTATCCGTTAAACTACTCATTATTCAACAATTTTGTACTATGATAACTGTTAACTTTTGCATAATATAATTACTTTTgtctaaattaatttttttacatatttgttaaaactgtcacaatgtcctgacagtaaaatatgagacaaatAATCTGCTAAAAGACAGATGTCCTCTGACTCCTCCCACTGGTCCTGCTGCCATTTGTAGAAATTCGCCACTCCCAGTCAGaaccaaccaatcagagccaggatgCTGCTGCTCAGGTGGGAGCATTTAAGCTCCAGACTGCCGGTAATGCAGAGAAACCACCTAATGGATCATttctgctcagaaaacaaagacaggtaaacgGAAGAAGACCGACGACGAAAAGCaaactaaaaagaaagaataagaaGTAAAGAAATAAACGAGGGTAAACATCGTAGCAACTTTTCAGAGGCGGAGGGAGTTAAGCGTCCTGAAAAGAGTCAAAACAAGTAGGCCCGCTGTGGAGGGACCCATAAGGTGTGCTGGTTCAGGCCAAGTCCACAGTTGGTCCTAACGTTCTGCTGCAGagcagaggagctgcaggagaaccagcaagCTCTCAATCCCAGCTTAGAAGAGCTCGACACCAATAATGAAGACTGAAAGGGGAGAGGTAGACACACAGGTAGCTCAGGTGTGTGGGAAACACCTCAGACAGGAAGGGAAGTTATGGGCTAAAACAAAACTGGAAGAACATGAAACTAAATCCGTTTTTAAAAGCAGACATAACAAACCAGAGGaacaaataaagctgttttgtgtttgcaggatGTCGGGGGGGAATGCTCCGACGCAGCGTCTGAGACTCAGCAGGTAAACCGTTTGTTTAGCTTTGTTACTGGGAGTTTTCCTCATGTCACAGTTTATTGTGTTTGCTCTTCGGCCTCCAGTGTCACTCGTTCTTCATCTCTAAGTCTTCCTCGGCTGAAGGGCAACAAGCAGAAAAGCCGAGCATTTAACCCCAAAACAATAACGGATGACTGTCTGAAAACAACGCAGTGCAGTACGTCAACTTCCTgtcattgtttatttaaaagcattaacTTCCTGTTTACCAttcctcaaaataaaatacttaatatcaaaagcttttaaagaaatacatttcatTATCTACATTTTGATGTCAGGATTGTCAAGAAATTTCTTAACAGCATATGTTccaactgtgtttgtgtaacataaGAATTATATTTGTACTAAATTCACTGGTTCCACCCCTTTGGTTTCtgtcagccaatcacaacgcaggaGTAAACAGCGAACCGATAACCAGGAAGATGGCGCCTGCTGCAGTTCAAAGGTCAGAGAGAGATGGTACCATGGTGTCTTATGATGAGGCCTTGTGATGATGctaaccaccccccccccccttacagcAGATCAGAGGATGGACCTAAAGGTGACCACCTGAAGCCCAATGCACCATGGGAAAATAGCCACTACATAATGTAAACAAACCTTTATTACATCCATACAACATGATTATAGCACCTGTTATTTAATTGTCCCCTAATTAAATTACAGGACTTCTAATCAAGATCTCTACATCACGTACGTCCCGTGGCCAATAATTACTCGTCATGTAATCTGATTACAAGTCAAGAAGACCtgaatgaaataatttaattaatagtTGTGTACAAGTCAATATCTTCCAGTTGTTGCATAGTATTCTGATTATTACTCACGTGACATCTGGTAATGTGAATCCTGCACACTGTGTAATCTCTGCTGCATTTCTGCTACAGCTTTTCATGGATGTTAAATGTTCCTCCTGTTCTGTCATGCAGACACTTGTTCTGGATGTAATCTGATTAacattctggctgatttcagaGGCCTTTTCAACCCAAAGTTCCCACCAAACACGAGAGAAGAACAAGGAGGAccacagaggtaaaaaaaaaacaactaattgcTGCCTGGCTAACTAAATCACATGCTAACTAACTAATAAACTAATTTGCTGATTGGTGTACTAACTCATTTGCTGACAgactaaccactaagctaacttGCTGACTAACTACTTATTTAATTTCCTGACTAAATTACATGGTAACTAGTTAAGTTGTTGACTGGCTAACTTACTAActactgaaaacattttctagttgCCAACTAACTAATTACCCAACTACTGAAATCATTTGCCGACAAGCGAACTAACTGATTCCTGAACTATTTGCTGACTGAATAACTAAATTATATGTTA contains:
- the epb41l4a gene encoding band 4.1-like protein 4 isoform X6, producing MMMMCFRGNRDEFYGEVLLLDGRKLTLTSEQGITVSVHLVVLAVKAAQLQPSAPQRSSKAAAIFEQVFAHLNLVQVQFFGLRFCDCNQRSFWLDPTKTVQQHRQLIGPPYIFYFGVKFYVEDPTKLKEETSRGLFYLQVRQDIRRGVLPCPTHLRPHLLALMQQVDRGDHSEDETSEDEQEVQLIWKTLSGVSRLHAQNHFLLLCSSLQMYGVTLFAACGENRTEYFLGPTPVAVVIFKNKVLVGKYFWQRITKLHFKGETFELQVSCRNGSEASFFFHTYDRCDCKRLWRCCVEHHTFFRMSGGNAPTQRLRLSSVTRSSSLSLPRLKGNKQKSRAFNPKTITDDCLKTTQCTNHNAGVNSEPITRKMAPAAVQSRSEDGPKGDHLKPNAPWENSHYIMTSNQDLYITGLFNPKFPPNTREEQGGPQRRSRSLDGDRPIRRQRRSSGSDCERTSNGERRSRRWSPDAQIRKRILKQLVEPEGLMDRQTEEIPYKEVRVSEQPMRRRRSPRGRRRLRSASASELHSKVEMVPPLSVTMATVSSCPAEGTPAGP
- the epb41l4a gene encoding band 4.1-like protein 4 isoform X1; the protein is MMMMCFRGNRDEFYGEVLLLDGRKLTLTSEQGITVSVHLVVLAVKAAQLQPSAPQRSSKAAAIFEQVFAHLNLVQVQFFGLRFCDCNQRSFWLDPTKTVQQHRQLIGPPYIFYFGVKFYVEDPTKLKEETSRGLFYLQVRQDIRRGVLPCPTHLRPHLLALMQQVDRGDHSEDETSEDEQEVQLIWKTLSGVSRLHAQNHFLLLCSSLQMYGVTLFAACGENRTEYFLGPTPVAVVIFKNKVLVGKYFWQRITKLHFKGETFELQVSCRNGSEASFFFHTYDRCDCKRLWRCCVEHHTFFRMSGGNAPTQRLRLSSVTRSSSLSLPRLKGNKQKSRAFNPKTITDDCLKTTQCTNHNAGVNSEPITRKMAPAAVQSRSEDGPKGDHLKPNAPWENSHYIMTSNQDLYITGLFNPKFPPNTREEQGGPQRRSRSLDGDRPIRRQRRSSGSDCERTSNGERRSRRWSPDAQIRKRILKQLVEPEGLMDRQTEEIPYKEVRVSEQPMRRRRSPRGRRRLRSASASELQSVMSSTGGTLEVQIWSCLPSSLYFSSKVEMVPPLSVTMATVSSCPAEGTPAGP
- the epb41l4a gene encoding band 4.1-like protein 4 isoform X5, yielding MMMMCFRGNRDEFYGEVLLLDGRKLTLTSEQGITRSSKAAAIFEQVFAHLNLVQVQFFGLRFCDCNQRSFWLDPTKTVQQHRQLIGPPYIFYFGVKFYVEDPTKLKEETSRGLFYLQVRQDIRRGVLPCPTHLRPHLLALMQQVDRGDHSEDETSEDEQEVQLIWKTLSGVSRLHAQNHFLLLCSSLQMYGVTLFAACGENRTEYFLGPTPVAVVIFKNKVLVGKYFWQRITKLHFKGETFELQVSCRNGSEASFFFHTYDRCDCKRLWRCCVEHHTFFRMSGGNAPTQRLRLSSVTRSSSLSLPRLKGNKQKSRAFNPKTITDDCLKTTQCTNHNAGVNSEPITRKMAPAAVQSRSEDGPKGDHLKPNAPWENSHYIMTSNQDLYITGLFNPKFPPNTREEQGGPQRRSRSLDGDRPIRRQRRSSGSDCERTSNGERRSRRWSPDAQIRKRILKQLVEPEGLMDRQTEEIPYKEVRVSEQPMRRRRSPRGRRRLRSASASELQSVMSSTGGTLEVQIWSCLPSSLYFSSKVEMVPPLSVTMATVSSCPAEGTPAGP
- the epb41l4a gene encoding band 4.1-like protein 4 isoform X3; the protein is MMMMCFRGNRDEFYGEVLLLDGRKLTLTSEQGITVSVHLVVLAVKAAQLQPSAPQRSSKAAAIFEQVFAHLNLVQVQFFGLRFCDCNQRSFWLDPTKTVQQHRQLIGPPYIFYFGVKFYVEDPTKLKEETSRGLFYLQVRQDIRRGVLPCPTHLRPHLLALMQQVDRGDHSEDETSEDEQEVQLIWKTLSGVSRLHAQNHFLLLCSSLQMYGVTLFAACGENRTEYFLGPTPVAVVIFKNKVLVGKYFWQRITKLHFKGETFELQVSCRNGSEASFFFHTYDRCDCKRLWRCCVEHHTFFRMSGGNAPTQRLRLSSVTRSSSLSLPRLKGNKQKSRAFNPKTITDDCLKTTQCTNHNAGVNSEPITRKMAPAAVQSRSEDGPKGDHLKPNAPWENSHYIIGLFNPKFPPNTREEQGGPQRRSRSLDGDRPIRRQRRSSGSDCERTSNGERRSRRWSPDAQIRKRILKQLVEPEGLMDRQTEEIPYKEVRVSEQPMRRRRSPRGRRRLRSASASELQSVMSSTGGTLEVQIWSCLPSSLYFSSKVEMVPPLSVTMATVSSCPAEGTPAGP
- the epb41l4a gene encoding band 4.1-like protein 4 isoform X7, with amino-acid sequence MMMMCFRGNRDEFYGEVLLLDGRKLTLTSEQGITVSVHLVVLAVKAAQLQPSAPQRSSKAAAIFEQVFAHLNLVQVQFFGLRFCDCNQRSFWLDPTKTVQQHRQLIGPPYIFYFGVKFYVEDPTKLKEETSRGLFYLQVRQDIRRGVLPCPTHLRPHLLALMQQVDRGDHSEDETSEDEQEVQLIWKTLSGVSRLHAQNHFLLLCSSLQMYGVTLFAACGENRTEYFLGPTPVAVVIFKNKVLVGKYFWMSGGNAPTQRLRLSSVTRSSSLSLPRLKGNKQKSRAFNPKTITDDCLKTTQCTNHNAGVNSEPITRKMAPAAVQSRSEDGPKGDHLKPNAPWENSHYIMTSNQDLYITGLFNPKFPPNTREEQGGPQRRSRSLDGDRPIRRQRRSSGSDCERTSNGERRSRRWSPDAQIRKRILKQLVEPEGLMDRQTEEIPYKEVRVSEQPMRRRRSPRGRRRLRSASASELQSVMSSTGGTLEVQIWSCLPSSLYFSSKVEMVPPLSVTMATVSSCPAEGTPAGP
- the epb41l4a gene encoding band 4.1-like protein 4 isoform X4, coding for MMMMCFRGNRDEFYGEVLLLDGRKLTLTSEQGITVSVHLVVLAVKAAQLQPSAPQRSSKAAAIFEQVFAHLNLVQVQFFGLRFCDCNQRSFWLDPTKTVQQHRQLIGPPYIFYFGVKFYVEDPTKLKEETSRGLFYLQVRQDIRRGVLPCPTHLRPHLLALMQQVDRGDHSEDETSEDEQEVQLIWKTLSGVSRLHAQNHFLLLCSSLQMYGVTLFAACGENRTEYFLGPTPVAVVIFKNKVLVGKYFWQRITKLHFKGETFELQVSCRNGSEASFFFHTYDRCDCKRLWRCCVEHHTFFRMSGGNAPTQRLRLSSVTRSSSLSLPRLKGNKQKSRAFNPKTITDDCLKTTQCTNHNAGVNSEPITRKMAPAAVQRSEDGPKGDHLKPNAPWENSHYIIGLFNPKFPPNTREEQGGPQRRSRSLDGDRPIRRQRRSSGSDCERTSNGERRSRRWSPDAQIRKRILKQLVEPEGLMDRQTEEIPYKEVRVSEQPMRRRRSPRGRRRLRSASASELQSVMSSTGGTLEVQIWSCLPSSLYFSSKVEMVPPLSVTMATVSSCPAEGTPAGP
- the epb41l4a gene encoding band 4.1-like protein 4 isoform X2, translated to MMMMCFRGNRDEFYGEVLLLDGRKLTLTSEQGITVSVHLVVLAVKAAQLQPSAPQRSSKAAAIFEQVFAHLNLVQVQFFGLRFCDCNQRSFWLDPTKTVQQHRQLIGPPYIFYFGVKFYVEDPTKLKEETSRGLFYLQVRQDIRRGVLPCPTHLRPHLLALMQQVDRGDHSEDETSEDEQEVQLIWKTLSGVSRLHAQNHFLLLCSSLQMYGVTLFAACGENRTEYFLGPTPVAVVIFKNKVLVGKYFWQRITKLHFKGETFELQVSCRNGSEASFFFHTYDRCDCKRLWRCCVEHHTFFRMSGGNAPTQRLRLSSVTRSSSLSLPRLKGNKQKSRAFNPKTITDDCLKTTQCTNHNAGVNSEPITRKMAPAAVQRSEDGPKGDHLKPNAPWENSHYIMTSNQDLYITGLFNPKFPPNTREEQGGPQRRSRSLDGDRPIRRQRRSSGSDCERTSNGERRSRRWSPDAQIRKRILKQLVEPEGLMDRQTEEIPYKEVRVSEQPMRRRRSPRGRRRLRSASASELQSVMSSTGGTLEVQIWSCLPSSLYFSSKVEMVPPLSVTMATVSSCPAEGTPAGP